One Armatimonadota bacterium genomic window, CTTGCCGTAGAAGTGGGATTCCCAGAACCTGCCGCGCACCCCGCTGGCGGCTTCCCGGAACATTACGTCGAACGGACGGTCCAGCCCCCAGGCGTCGATACCTATCACCTTCACGCCGCGCTCAACCAGGTACTGGGTGGCGCTGCGTTCCAGCCCGGGGTGCAGCATGTCGTAACCGGGCTGCTTGAAGGCCTTCCATGTGTCGGTGCGAACCAGGGCGATGTCGTAGGGCTTGATAGCATAACCCATCGCCGCCAGAGAGGCCTCCACATCCGCCGCAGTGATCCCCTCACCGCGCTGCTTGTGCGTCATGTCCAGCACGAAGGCGTCGCTGAAGAACCACCGCAAGGGCAACTGCTCGATGGTCTTCGCCGGTTCGCCACCGGATGTGGGACCATAGTGATAGGGGGCATCAATATGGGTCCCGGAATGCGACGAAAGTGTGGCCACTTCCACGGCCCAGGCATGGCCATCTGGAAAGAGGGCGGGGAGCAGACTCTGGTCAACCTTAAAGACGTCCACGGTCATGTGCATGCCCTGCACGTGGTCGACGTACTGGATCTGGTGGCGGTTGGGCTCGAAAGCGCTGGTCTCATTTTCCAGCGTGTCGCTCAGGTCGATGAGCGTCACCCGAGTGCGGCCCACAATGTAGCTCTCCATGGTTCTCCCCCTCCCGCTGCGCAAACCCGGCCAGGCCGCTACCGCTGCGCAGGGGATCGAGCCGCGGATCCGGGCGCCGCCGCTTCTGCGCCCAGCACCTCGCGGATGATGCCCTGGTAGACTGCCGGAGGCAGCGCATTCTTCAGCCGCAGAGCCACGGTCTTCACCTGCCGCACGATCTCTTCCACCTGCTCCGGGGTGGCGCGCAGGCCTTGCTCCTCCAGCGTCATCTCCACGTAGTGACGGCCGGTCCCGCGCCCGGCCACCAGGCTGGGTCCGTCGCGTCCCACCAGCGCCGGCGGGTAGGGAAACAGCGCCACCTCTCCCAGGGGCGTCGCCCGGAACTGCCGCAGGATGTGGATGACGATACCTGACTCGACCTCAAACAGCCCGGGGCCGACGATAGGCTTGTTGGAGGCCGGCCGGATCTTGGAGATTTCAGCCACCATCTGGGACAGCCGGTAGAGTCCCTCCAGCTGGATTCCCGTGGGAACGCCCAGCAGGTGTTCGCACGCCACCGCCACCTCCTCCGTGGCCACATTGCCGGCGCGCTCACCCAGGTTGTTCACGGAGCAGTGCACCTCATCAACGCCCGAGGCAACGGCCATCATGGTGCTGGCAGTGGCCTGGCCGTAGTCATTGTGAATGTGCAGGCCCAACGGCGTCTCCGGGAACCACTGGCGGAGCCTGGAGATGAAGAACCGCATGGCCAGCGGGTGCGCCATGCCGAACGTGTCTGAGACGGTGATGCGGTCGATGGCGCCACGCTCGATGATCTCGCCGAAGAAACGCTTGATATAGTCCAGGCTGGGGATGCGGAAGGTGTCCCAGCCCATGAACTCCACGTACATACCGGTTTCATCCTTGGCCCGGCGGGAGAAGACTACGATCTTCTCGATCAGCTGCTCCGGGGTCATGTTGTATGCGTACTTGATGAGGAACGGGTTAATACCGAACTCCAGAACCATTCCCGGTGCGCCGCAGGCAATGACCGCCTGCAGATCGTCGTCGCGCACCCGTACCAGCGGGGTCACCCGCGCCCGCAGTTTCATCTGGACCAGCGTGCGGATCACCTCGCGGTCCTCCTCTGTGGCCGGCAGGCCCGGTTCAATGGATGGGATGCCGATTTTATCCATCTCCTGGGACAGGAAGAGCTTCTCTTCTACGGTAAAGGCCACACGTGCGGTCTGCTCTCCGTCGCGCAGCGTCACATCGTGGATCACCACCCGCGCGGGAAGCCTCATTTCCCCTCGCACCTCGGGGAGATAGTTTAGCGGCGAAACCCATCGGCCCGGGCCGAAGTACGGGCCGTCCAGCGTAATGCCAAAGGCCTCTGGTACTGCCATCATCGTCCTCCTTCCCCCAGGGGATCACTATGGCCAGTCCGGATGCGTGCCCACCCGCCGCCCCCACGCTTCGTCTTAGTTCCTGGGGTCCCGCGGGTAAACCCCCGCACGGTCGAGCCGGCACCGGCCGCCTGACCCGCGCTCACAGACGGTGGCAGGGGCGCTGTGGGAAGCACCCGGTCCGCCGTGACATCAAGCAGGAGCTCCAGCTCCGGGCCGTAGGTTGCATGCAGCAGGCCAGCAAACCGGTAGTAGAGCTTGTTGGCGTAGATGTCGTGCCGGATATAGTTGCGGATAGTCCGCAGCACGGCTGGATTCGATGTCCAGACGCCAGACCACCTGCCGCCGGAGTGGTCCATCATCAAGCCCGCGGTATCATCGGCCACCACCAGCATCTGGCCCCCGTGGCGCTCGTAGACGGTGCGCAGCATCACGTGGTGAACCGTAAACCCGACCTCCAGGTCAGGAGCGTCGAACAGCATGGCCGCAATGTGCACCCCCTGCTGGTGCGCCTGGTACAGGCTCTGCTGCAAGGCCAGCGCCTGATCCCGCCACGCGCTGAGGTAAAGCTCCCGCTTCGCTTCCGCGATGATCCGCCGTGCCCGGTCCAGTAGAAGATCGTAACCTTCCAGGTGCCACAGCATCTCGCGCCAGGGACGCGCCGCAGTCGGTCGCAAACCACGGCGAATCGTCGCCGCTACGGTCCGAAACCGGGCTTCCCGCAGGTTAAGGAATTCATCGGCCGGCAAGGGGACGTAGGTGACCGGCCGGCCGTCGACGAGGGTGACGAGCCCCCGATCCAGCAAACGCCTCAGGGATGCGTAGACCTTGGCTGAGGGTACGCCGGAGCGCTGGCTGATCTGATTCCCGTTGGCCGGATAGGCCTGGTGCAGGGCAAGGTAGACACGGGCCTCGTAGTCCGTGAGCCCCAGCTCACGCATGGCCTCAAGGAGGCGGGCGGCCGAAGGACGCATTGGTTACCTACTACCGAAGTAGTAAGGACTTTTCTGCGCGGGCCGGTCCTCACCCTGCCGGCCGTGAGGAAATTCCAGCGGCCGGCCGCCCCTCCCACGCCCGCCCCGGGACGTGGCCGGCCAGGAGTCCCCGTAAGGCCCGCACGGCAGCCGGAGCCATGGAGTACAATTTACTGTCAAAGGCCCGGGAGGGGGGATCGGCGGTGTTGGTCCAGGATGACCTGCTGGCACCCGAGGTGGTGCGGGACCCTTACACGTACTTCGCCCGCCTGCGCCAGCTCGACCCCGTCCACTGGAACGAGCGGTGGGGCGGGTGGCTGGTGACGCGGTATGACGACATAGTGCGGGCGTTCCGCGACCCCGCGCGGCTCTCCTCGGACCGCATGGCCCACTTCCAGCAGGAGCTCTCCCCCCACGACCGGGAGAGGCTGCACGTCCTGATCCGCTACTTCTCCCGGTGGCTGGTATTCACCGACCCGCCATACCACACCCGGGTGCGCATGCTGGTGAACAAGGCCTTCACCCCCACCAGCGTGGAGCGCCTGCGGCCCCGGGTGCGGGCTATCGTCTCCGAGCTTCAGGACCATGTGGCGCACCGGGGGCACATGGAGTTCATCCGCGACTTCGCCTTCCACCTTCCGGTGATCGTGATCTCCGAGTACCTGGGAGTGCCGCCGCAGGACCGGGAGGCGGTGAAGGAGTGGTCCGACGAGACCTCGCGCATCTTCTTCATCCGGGCGGACGACCCCCAGCGGCGGGAGCGGTCCCAGGCGGGGTTGGTCAAGCTCCTGGAGTACTTCGAGCCCCTCATCCACGCGCGGCGGCGTCACCCGCGGGACGACCTGATCTCAGCGCTGGTGCAGGCGGAGGAACGGGGGGACCTGCTCAGCCACGATGAGCTGCTGGCCACCTGCACAGTCCTGCTGTTCGCGGGGCACGAGACTACCACCAACCTGCTGGCCAACGGCCTGCTGGCCCTTTTACGGCACCGCGATCAATGGGAACGTCTGGCCCGCGACCCCTCCCTGGCCGCTTCAGCCACGGAGGAGCTGCTGCGGTACGACGGTCCGGTGAAGGCCACATTCCGCTGGGCCAGGGTGGACGCGGAGCTGGGTGGCAGGACGGTCCGGGCGGGCGACCGGATGCTGCTGGTGCTGGCCTCAGCGAACCGAGACCCGGAGCGGTTCCCGCACCCCGACCGGGTGGACATCACGCGGAACCCCAACCCCCACGTGGCCTTCGGCCACGGCATCCACGTGTGCCTGGGGGCGCCCATGGCCCGGCTGGAGGGTCAGGAGGCGTTCGCGGCGCTGGCGCAGCGCTTCCCGGGCATGCGCCTGGCCACCGACGAGCTGGAGTACCACCCCACCATCGTCTCCCGGGCGCTGGCCGAGCTCCCCCTGGAGTGGTAACCGTGGCACGGCGGCTGCGCATCCGCGTGGACTACCACCGCTGCGTGGGCTCCAGCATCTGCGTGCTCACCGCACCCGGGGTCTTCGCCCTCAACGACCGCGGCCAATCCGCGGTGATAGACCCCGCCGGTGACGGCGTGGAGAAGATCCTGGAAGCGGCCGAGGGCTGCCCCACCCTGGCCATCACCGTGGAGGACGAGGACAGCGGCGAGCGGCTGTTCCCTTAGTCCCCCAGCCTATGACAGCGAGCTTTTGATAACTTCCTCCGCCCGGGGGACGATGGCTTCCCAGGAGGCCGCCGGGTCGCGGGTGATGGTGATGAAGTCGTTCAGCACGAAGACCTGCACCACGCCGGGGATCTCCAGCAGGCGGCGGGCCAGCGGCAGCTCCCCCGCCTCCGCCGCGCTGCGGAAGGTGCGACTGCGCCCCTCGGTCAGGCGGCGGTTGGTAACGAACTTCATCGCGTTGACGTTGGGGGTGGGCTGTACATCCACAGTGACCTGATCCATGTGCGCTCCTCAGTGCACCCAGGGTTCGGTCTCGCCGCCCGGCAACTCAGCATACCACGCGGCCAGCCGGGAGAAGGTGATGATCGGGGCCAGGGTGGCGCGCACGCCACCTGTCACCCGCTCCGGCGAGACCAGACCGCTGCCGGTGATCAGCGACCAGCGCAGCTCCACCGCCGCGGCCAGCTGGAGGGCCAGCTCGGTGGTCAGCAGGTCGGCGTCTGCCAGGGGGAGGAAGACCTCCCAGCGGCGCGGCGGGCGCGGCACCTGGAACATGTTGAGCATGGCCTTGGCGATACCGGTAGCCGCGCCGGCGGCGTTGGAGAACCAGCCGATCACCTGACCCAGCCGCTTCGCGTCCCGCACCGGGGACTCCGGGTCGCGCGTCGCCTTGTCCAGCATGGCCACCGAGCCCAGGATGCGGGCCAGCCGCCAGCCGATCCGGATCGGGTCCAGGTAGCGCGGGGGCTGAGGGAGCATGCGGCCGTCGCCCGAGGCCAGGCCGAAGCCCAGGGTGCGTACCTGCAGGATGGCTTCCTTGGCCTGCGCCAGCAGCGCGCCCCGCTCCCGGGCGATGCGCTCCTCCGCCTGCTGGACAAAAGCCCTCCTGCCCGCGGCGTCATTCTCCACCAATAGCGTGCCGCCCCGGAGGATCTCGTAGATGACCGGCAGGATGTGCGTGTTCAGGGCGAAAGGCATGAGGATGCCTGGTTCGCCGCCCAGGGGGTTCTCCTCGGAGAGGTGCTCCAGGTAGGTACCGATGGCCTCCTCGCTCATGTGGGGGCGAAAGACCAGGGCCACCTCAATGTCGGTATCGGGCCAGGAGCGGTCGCCGCTGTAGGTCCCGTAGAGGTAGGC contains:
- a CDS encoding cyclase family protein yields the protein MESYIVGRTRVTLIDLSDTLENETSAFEPNRHQIQYVDHVQGMHMTVDVFKVDQSLLPALFPDGHAWAVEVATLSSHSGTHIDAPYHYGPTSGGEPAKTIEQLPLRWFFSDAFVLDMTHKQRGEGITAADVEASLAAMGYAIKPYDIALVRTDTWKAFKQPGYDMLHPGLERSATQYLVERGVKVIGIDAWGLDRPFDVMFREAASGVRGRFWESHFYGK
- a CDS encoding helix-turn-helix domain-containing protein — its product is MRPSAARLLEAMRELGLTDYEARVYLALHQAYPANGNQISQRSGVPSAKVYASLRRLLDRGLVTLVDGRPVTYVPLPADEFLNLREARFRTVAATIRRGLRPTAARPWREMLWHLEGYDLLLDRARRIIAEAKRELYLSAWRDQALALQQSLYQAHQQGVHIAAMLFDAPDLEVGFTVHHVMLRTVYERHGGQMLVVADDTAGLMMDHSGGRWSGVWTSNPAVLRTIRNYIRHDIYANKLYYRFAGLLHATYGPELELLLDVTADRVLPTAPLPPSVSAGQAAGAGSTVRGFTRGTPGTKTKRGGGGWARIRTGHSDPLGEGGR
- a CDS encoding cytochrome P450 produces the protein MLVQDDLLAPEVVRDPYTYFARLRQLDPVHWNERWGGWLVTRYDDIVRAFRDPARLSSDRMAHFQQELSPHDRERLHVLIRYFSRWLVFTDPPYHTRVRMLVNKAFTPTSVERLRPRVRAIVSELQDHVAHRGHMEFIRDFAFHLPVIVISEYLGVPPQDREAVKEWSDETSRIFFIRADDPQRRERSQAGLVKLLEYFEPLIHARRRHPRDDLISALVQAEERGDLLSHDELLATCTVLLFAGHETTTNLLANGLLALLRHRDQWERLARDPSLAASATEELLRYDGPVKATFRWARVDAELGGRTVRAGDRMLLVLASANRDPERFPHPDRVDITRNPNPHVAFGHGIHVCLGAPMARLEGQEAFAALAQRFPGMRLATDELEYHPTIVSRALAELPLEW
- a CDS encoding ferredoxin, whose protein sequence is MARRLRIRVDYHRCVGSSICVLTAPGVFALNDRGQSAVIDPAGDGVEKILEAAEGCPTLAITVEDEDSGERLFP
- a CDS encoding NifU N-terminal domain-containing protein, coding for MDQVTVDVQPTPNVNAMKFVTNRRLTEGRSRTFRSAAEAGELPLARRLLEIPGVVQVFVLNDFITITRDPAASWEAIVPRAEEVIKSSLS
- a CDS encoding nucleotidyltransferase domain-containing protein; this translates as MKAIESVRAFFSGEADVTAAYLYGTYSGDRSWPDTDIEVALVFRPHMSEEAIGTYLEHLSEENPLGGEPGILMPFALNTHILPVIYEILRGGTLLVENDAAGRRAFVQQAEERIARERGALLAQAKEAILQVRTLGFGLASGDGRMLPQPPRYLDPIRIGWRLARILGSVAMLDKATRDPESPVRDAKRLGQVIGWFSNAAGAATGIAKAMLNMFQVPRPPRRWEVFLPLADADLLTTELALQLAAAVELRWSLITGSGLVSPERVTGGVRATLAPIITFSRLAAWYAELPGGETEPWVH